The Gloeobacter violaceus PCC 7421 DNA window GCTGAGCATGAACAATACCCAACCGCCCGGGGTATTTTGGCAGGGGTGAGCACCGGCCGTCTGCGTTCCATAATGATTAAGAAGTGCGCCGCAAGCGATGGAAACCAATCTCCCGACAATCATTTTGCCCGGCTATTTCGGTTCCGCCGGGGAGTACGCCCAACTGGCCCGCGACATCGAGAAGGCGGGTTTTCCGGCTTCGGTGGTGCCCATTCAGTGGTACGGGTGGCTCCCCACCCTCGGGGATCGGCCGATGACGCCGGTGCTGAAGCTGCTCAAAGAAAGTATCGACCGGGCTCTGGAACGCCATGCCGCCGGCCGGGTCAATCTGGTGGGCCACTCGGCGGGAGGCTGGATCGCCCGGCTGCTGTTGGGTGACAAGGAGTACGGGCGGCGCACCTGGAACTATCGAGACCGGGTGGCAAGCCTGATCACCCTGGGCACACCCCACTTGAGCAAAGAAAAATACACCGTCAAGAATATGGGTTTTGTCAATTCCACCTACCCGGGGGCGTTCTACGGCGACGCGGTGCGCTACGTGTGCGTGGCGGGCAAAGCCGTCTACGGCGAGCGCGGCTCGTTCTGGCAGAATTTCACCTACCAAAGCTACGAACTGACCATCGGTCGGGGCGATTGCTGGGGCGACGGGATTACCCCGGTGGAGGCCGCTCACCTCGAAGGGGCCACCAATTTGACCCTGGAGGGGGTCTTTCACTCTCCAAGGGGCGGGCGCTACTGGTACGGATCGGCGGAGCCGCTGCGCGCCTGGATGCCGTATCTTATCTGAAGCCGGGCGGATCAAAAGCCCGCTTGCTTTGTGGCGTCCGGTTGTCTACACTGGGTAGGTATTGTCGGTTTTGACAAACCGGCTTTTTCTTTGTCGCTGCGCATCTTACAGATCCCGGAGGAACGTCGATTTTGATGGAACTTGGCACCCCAGCCCCCACTGCAACGGACATCGGCTTTACCCGCGAAGACTTCGAACGGTTGCTCTCCCAGTACGACTACCGCTTTAATCCCGGCGACATCGTCAAAGGCACGGTGTTCAGTCTGGAGCCCCGGGGGGCGCTCATCGACATCGGCGCCAAGACCGCCGCTTACCTGCCTTTGCAGGAGATGTCCATCAACCGCGTCGACGACCCGACCGAGGTGCTGGGAGAAGGGGACACCCTCGACTTTTTCATCCTCTCCGACGAGAACGAAGAGGGCCAGCTTACCCTCTCCATCCGCCGCATCGAGTACATGAAGGCCTGGGAGCGGGTGCGCAAGCTCCAGACCGAAGACCAGACCGTGCGTGCGAAGATCTTCGCGGTCAACCGCGGCGGGGCGTTGGTGCGCATCGAGGGCCTGCGCGGGTTCATCCCGGGTTCGCACTTGTCCACGCGCGAACCGAAAGAAGAGCTGATCGGCGAAGAGCTGCCTTTGAAGTTCCTCGAAGTGGACGAGGAGCGCAACCGCCTGGTGCTCTCGCACCGCCGGGCTCTGGTGGAACGCCGCATGAACAAGCTGGAAGCAGGTCAGGTGGTGATCGGTCGGGTGCGGGGGATCAAGCCCTACGGCGCCTTCATCGACATCGGCGGGGTGTCGGGTCTGTTGCACATCAGCGAGATTTCCCACGACCACATCGAGACGCCGCACTCGGTGTTCAACGTCGGGGACGAGGTGAAGGTGATGGTGATCGACCTCGACGCCGAGCGCGGTCGCATTTCGCTTTCGACCAAGCAGCTGGAGGAAACCCCTGGAGCCATGACCCAGGACAAGCAGGCGGTCTTCGACAATGCCGAAGTGATGGCCGAAAAATACCGCGCCCGCATGGCGGCGGAGGCGGCCGGCAGCGAACCAGTCGAGGAGTTTGACGAAGCGGTGGTCGCCGCCATCGACTGATCCGTGCGCTTCTGTCGGCCGGAACGCGCCATGTTCGTCCCAACGCTCCCGTTCGCGGGAGCGTTTTTGGTATCAATGAAGTGATCTACTAGGAGAGAAGAGCGTGGCCACTGGTTTTCACTCCGTTCCCGAGATCCTGGACGAATTGCGCGCCGGCCGGGCGGTGGTGGTCGTCGACGACGAGAACCGCGAGAACGAAGGCGATCTCATCTGTGCCGCCCAGTTCGCCTCCCCCGAAATGATCAACTTCATGGCCACCCACGCCCGGGGCCTCATTTGCCTGGCGATGACCGCCGAGCGGCTCGACCAGTTGCAGTTGCCGCTGATGGTGAGCGAAAACACCGACCGCAACCAGACGGCTTTTACCGTGAGCATCGACGCCGGCCCCCACCTGGGGGTGAGCACCGGCATCTCCGCCGCCGACCGGGCCAAGACCATCCAGGCGGCCATCGATTCGCGCACCCGTGCAGGCGACCTGACCCGCCCCGGCCACATCTTTCCGATCCGCGCCCGCGAGGGAGGCGTGCTGAAGCGCGCCGGTCACACCGAGGCGGCGGTCGATCTGGCGCGCATGGCGGGGCTGTATCCGGCCGGGGTGATCTGCGAAATCCAGAACCCCGACGGTTCGATGTCGCGCCTGCCGGAACTGCTCCAGTACGCCCGCACCTTCAACCTCAAGATTGTCACCATCGCCGAAATTATCGCCTACCGGCTGCAGAACGAACGCTTCATCAAGCGCGAGACGGTGGCGATGCTGCCTACCGCCTTCGGCAAATTCGAGATTTTTGCCTACCGCGACACCCTCGACGGCAAGGAACACGTCGCCCTGGTGCGCCGTCCACCCGCGGGCTCGGGCCTTTTTGACGGGGCGCCGCCTTTTGCCGGCAGCGAGGAGCCGGTACTGGTGCGCGTCCACTCCGAATGCCTGACCGGCGACACCTTCGGCTCGCTGCGCTGCGACTGCCGCCAGCAGTTGCAGGCTGCCCTCAAGATGATCGACCACCACGGCCAGGGTGTGGTCGTCTATCTGCGCCAGGAGGGCCGCGGCATCGGGCTGATCAACAAGCTCAAAGCTTACGCCTTACAAGATATGGGCCTCGACACGGTCGAAGCGAACGAGCGGCTGGGGTTTGCCGCCGATCTGCGCAGCTATGGCGTCGGCGCCCAGATCCTCAACGACCTGGGGGTGCACCGCATGAAATTGATCACCAACAATCCGCGCAAGATCGCGGGCCTGAGCGGCTATAACCTCGAAGTGGTGGACCGCGTGCCCCTCATCATCGAAGAGACCGACTACAACTCCACCTACCTCAACACCAAAGCCCAGAAGCTCGGGCACCTGCTGCCGGGGGTGCGGCTTTTGACGCTGGGGGTGCTCTGGCGTCGGGCGACTATGCAGCCCTACGACCCGGAGCGCTCCAATCAAGTCGAACTGCTGCGCGAACTGTTTGGTCAGCAGGATCTGCTCATCCAGGAGGAGCGCCGCCCGGTGGCGAGCGCCGTCTTTGGGCCGGACGCCGTCGTGGTGCACATCGGGCTCCCTTCTGCGGGCAACAAGAGCCCCAACGCTTGGTATACCGACCCGACGAGTGCTTGCCGCCGGGCGATCTTGGCCGCTTTGGAGGAACTTGTGCAGAACAACCCACCGCAAGTGCTGCAATTTTTGGTCAGCTCCGGAGCTGATCCGCTCAATCACCTCAGCGAACGCCTTCAGCATCGCGAAGAAGATCTAGCATCCCTGCCGGATGCCATCAAAGGACCGCTCTCCCCCGAGACTGTCTACATCTTCAAAGCCGACGCCACCCAACCACCCACCTCCTGAGCAGCCGGGCCATCTTCCTGAGATGCGCCGTAGGACACCGATGACGAATAGCTGAATCTCAGCCTCAATCACAAAAAATAGCTACTATTCAAGCGAGACGTGCAGTCTCCGGGCATTCGGCAAAGCCCATCAGCCGTTGCGGCCGGGGTTCACCTACCGACTCGGGTGCGACGGTTTTGGCGAGCGGCAGGGCGAATAGTTCAATCAAGCCGTCCGTTGGGCAAGATTCCCATAACAAAGTCAAGGTACAGTGCCACTCCGTCGAACGACCGCAGTGCGGGCACAAAGTCGCGAGTTGCAACTTCTGCAGGTGACTGGCCATGGCTTCTTCTCGATAAGACAATCTCCATGCTCCTGCCCGGAAACTGGGCGTACCTCTACCGGATGGGAGATCTCCAGAGCCCAGCGGGGCATTCGTATCATCATCATTATGTGCGTGCTGCTTCTTTGCGCTTCAGTTTTGAAGCTGGGCGCCGTGCCTGCAAAGAATGCCTTCCATACTCATGTTCGGTGCAAACGCCAACTACTTTCTTGTAGTTGTAGTTGCTGCGAATCCGTCCCAGGGTTAACAACGGTCCTTCTTCTTGGGGCAGGTTTAAAATGCGTTGCAGAACTGGCAAAGGTATGGTCGATTTAGAGCTTGATCCTCCGGCACGCACTTCCGATACCGACCCGATCCGCGTCGATTTTTTGCCGGAGGGCGCCCTTGGGCTTGCCGGCCGCACCGGGATGTGTTTTGCTCCCGGTAAGCACTGCCTGGGCAAGTTCGCCCTCTGGCGGCGGGATCTTGAAAAGGACCTCGACCGCCTGCGCAGACATTACGGCTCCAACTGGCTGGTAACGCTGGTACAGGCGCACGAACTGGTCGAGTTGAAGATTCCTGATTTGCTGGAGCGGGCGCGGGCCTGGGGACTTACCAGCCGTTGGTTTCCGGTGCGCGACTACGGCATTCCGACTTCGATTGCGAGCACATTGATGCTCGTCGAAGACATCCTGATAGCTAACGGCCAGGGTAAAACCGTGGTCATCCACTGCAAAGGCGGTCTGGGGCGCACAGGACTGGTGGCCGCCTGCTGCTTGGTGGCGCGCGGTTACAGCCACAGCGAAGCCTTTGAGATCATTCGGCGCTCGCGCCCGGGCAGCATCGAGACCGCCGAGCAAGAAGCCTTCGCGCACAAGTTTGCACGCGCCTACACCGAGCTGATGGGTTTCGGCGCGTTGCCCCACCTGCACCCCCCCTTTCACCACGCCGCGGACGCGCGCGGTGAGTGGGTGAGCAGCCCACGCTACGGGCGCTCAGCACCCGGTTGACGGCGGTCTCCGCGTTGATAAAACCGAATGGGCAATAACTGCGAGCCCAGTTAGCGTTCGGGGAAAAATTCCTTTACCCATACCCATTTTGTAAAAGCCCTGGGTCCATTGATTTCGTGGATTAATAATTATGTGCAAAATCCGACGAATTGCACTCCCGACTTACCGTATCGCAGTGAGCACTTCGCGGGCAGCCCGTTCGCCGGATTCACAGGCGCCGTTCATGTAGCCTTGGGAGCTGAGGCTGGTGTGCTCCCCGGCGAAGTGGATACCGCCTACCGCCTCCGCCTCGCAACCGGCAATTTCGGTGTACTGGCCTGGGAGGTAACAGCTGTAGCTTGCCTGGATGAACGGGGCCTGGGGCCAGCCGTAGCGGGCGGCTTTGCCGGTGTACTGCGCGGCCAGGCCGACAAAGATCTGATCGAGATGTTCTACGAACGTCTCGGCCCGAACAGTGAGGGGTTTTGCCAGCAATGCCGCGCCCGCTTCTCCCCCCAGGTAGTTGGTCAGCAGTCCCGCACTGCCCGGCTGGCCGGTGCTCGCTTCCCAACTGAGCAAATAGCTGTCGCCCAGCGTCAGGCCGGTGTGTTTTTGCTTGCGCCACAGGCGCCGCTGAAAACCGGCGATGAGCTTGACGTTGGTGCCGTAGCCCAGTTCGGCGATCGCTCGGCGCTTGCGGGGGGGCAATTCCACCTGCAGCTCGACTCTGCGCAGCATTGTGAAGGGCAACGCCAGCACCACCCGGTCTGCCTGTATTTCCTGTACACCCCCGTTTTGGTGAACGACCAGACGGTAGCTGCCGTCGGTGTGGGCGCGGAGGGCCTCAAGGGTGCACCCGAAGGTAATGGGCCTGCGCAGGCGCGCGGCGATGGTCCGCGGCACACTGTCGCTTCCCTGGGCGATGCGGTAACGCTCATCCTCTTCCTCGTCTGCCATCCCAAAGAGCGAAAGCACGTTCAAGGCACTCAGCCGCTCCGGTTCAAGCCCAAATTCGCCCACGCACGAGTATGCCAGCAACGCACCACAAACTGGAGATTTTCTGACTCTTGCTAATCACCCAAAAAGGATCGCCGCGGCCAACAAAAGCCACACAGTTAAATTATTATGTGCATCATCTCTCTGCATCCTGCCCAGGTTATTTCGCACTCCACTGCGCCCAGGATTCGAACGGGATGCGGGCGACGGGCTTGAAGTCTTGTCCGCCGGCGGGTTCGAACACGACGATCTCGCCTTCTGCCACATCGGCAAATTCTTTACCGGCAACATCCTGCAGGTTGGGACGGTGCCCAACAATCAGCGTGTTGGTGCCCGCGGCGGGCTTGGTCGCAAGCAGTTTGCGCAGTTCAGCTGCCCGGCGGCGGGCTTCCAAGGGTGGTACATTTTGAGGCTCCGAGACGTCCAGTGACAGCTCCGCATTGGCAAAACCGGCCAGTTGGGCCGCTTCTGTGGCGCGGCTGTATTTACTGGAAATCACTTTTCCAATCGGAATCGACAGCGCCCGCATCGATTCGCCGGTCGCCTTGGCCTGGGAGCGGCCCTCTGCGGTCAATTGACGTTGGGCTTTGATGTTATCCAGATTCAAGGTGTCGGTATCGGCCTGGGCAGGATCGGTCTTCGGATGGCGCCAGAATAGAACGTATCCGCCTTTTTGCAGCGAGAGAACGATGGCTTTATCCTTTGGCGGCACGGTCGTCTGCGCGTCGCCGGTGCGCGCAAGGAGAGCCGCGGTCAGCAGACTGCCGAGCATAGCCACTGCACGCCTTCTTGGGGCTTTCATGGCAAATCCTGTGATGCATGTGAAATTGACCGGAGCGACGGGCAGAAGGTAGAGACTAAACAAGACGCTTCCGCCGTGGGAGCGATTCAAGCTTGGGAATGCCGCGTACGCCCGTCGTTTCCGGCTCTATCGTGCCTCGCTCCGCCACTTTGATCAAGCCATGGCTCTTAACCTATCCATTTGCCCTGGCGACCTGAAACAGGTACCCGCCCTCGGCCTCAAAAACCTGGGAGGCTGCAGTGCAGCAGTATAAACATTATGTGAAAACCGCGTCTACAATAGCTGAATGGCCGCCGAGACCTGCTCGTCGCTTACTTCGATATAGCGCTGCAGGGCGGCGAGGGAGCGGTGGCCTGAAATGCGTTGGATTGTGCGTAGGCCCACGCCGCTCGTGTGCAGGCGGGTGATGGCGGTGCGCCTGAGGCTGTGGGTGCTCGCTCCCTGGATGCGGCAAGCCTTGAAGGCGGCGCGAAAGGCATAATCGACCGTGCGGCGCAGCATCGCAGTACCCGGGGAGGTGCTCTCAAAAACGTAGACCCCCCCGGGGGCAAAACTCTCCAAACAGGCGCGCAGAGCGGGATGCACCGGAATCGAGCGCGTCGAGATGCCGCCTTTGGTGCTCGCGCGGCGAAAGGTAATCACCTCCTGCACGACGTAGCGCGGGCGGCTTTTTTTGCCGACGGTGCGCACCGACCCGGTTTCATCGAGTTCGTAGACATCGGCGGTGCGCAGCGAACAGGCTTCACTGACCCGGCAGCCGGTATAGAGCATCGCCTGAAAAAGGGCTTGGTATTTGGCGTCGATGAAACCTTTTTTGAGGACGGCCTGCACTTCCTTTTCGGAGAGCACCCGGGCTTGGCCGTGGCGGTTAATTTTCAAGCTTTCCTCTTTTTATCAAAATCGACGATTTCAGGATATCAGATCTGGCGCCGCTTCGTAAAACCCTTGCCCTGAGCCGATCGCAGCCTTCATTTCCCGAATGTGTAATTTCCGGAAGCTTACAAAACGCTATAAGATGCTCAGGATATAGATCTTAGCCGATTTAGATGTCTATCTTTGAGGTACCCAGGAGCATTACGAAGCACAGGTTCCCCCAGACACCTGAAACCTGCACTAAGGCTCAGCGCGGTCCACTGAGTTTCCAGTTGGGGTCACCGACCGAGGTGAGCGACATCGAACCGACAAAACTCGTCCCATTCATGATCCACACACTGTTTTGACCGGTTGTCCCGTTGCGCCAGAGGATGTCCGCTTTGCCGTCGCCGTTGTAGTCCCCGACTCCGCCCACCTGCCAATTCAGGTCGCCCACCAACGGCAGGGCCACCGAAGCGATAAAAGCCGTGCCGTTCATCCGCCAGAGGCTGTTTTGACCGCCCGCCGTATTGCGCCAGAGAATATCGACTTTGCCGTCTCTGCTGAAGTCTGCCACCGCGACGATCTGCCAGTTGCGGTCCGACACCGGGCTAATCAGCAAAGAAGCAACGTAGCTCGTACCGTTCATTTGCCAAACGGTGTTTTGGCCGGTGGTGCCGTTGCGCCACAGGATGTCCGGTTTGCTGTCGCCGTTAAAATCGCCCGTGCCGCCGATTTGCCAGGCCGCATCCCCCACCGCAGGCAGGGTGAGCGAAGAAACGAAGGCCGCCCCGTTCATCTGCCAGATGGAGTTGGCACCGGTGGCCTTGTTGCGCCAGAGAATATCGACTCTGCCGTCGCCGGTAAAATCGCTGGCCCCGCCGATTTGCCAGTTGGGGTCGGAGACGGGGTTGACGGCCAGCGAGCGGAGGAAAGTGGTGCTGCTCATCTGCCAGACGGTGTTTTGGCCGGTGGCGAAGTTGCGCCACAAGATGTCCGATTGGCCGTCGCCGGTGAAGTCTCCCGCCCGGTTAGTGATATTCAGAATCACCGAGGCGTTATCGGAAAAGAAGTTGGTTGTAGCTACATCGAGTCTGCCGTCCCCATCCAGGTCCGCAACAGTAACCGACTTGGGGTCGGCTCCGGTGGCGAAATTCACCGGAGCACCGAAGCCGCCGCTGCCGTTGCCCGTAAGCACCGAGACGCTTGCAGAATCGTAATTGGCAGTAACAACATCGAGATCGCCATCTTTGTCCATGTCCCCAAGTGACAGGGCATAGGGAAAGTCTGGAACTGGAATATAAACCGGGGTGGCCAAGGTGCCGCTGCCGTTATTTTTGAAAACCGAAAGGTCGCTGTAAAAGACGCTGGCAAAGACAGCATCGAGATCGCCGTCTTGATCGACATCGCCCAGGGCGACAAAATCGGCTCCGCCGCCAAAATTGACAGGAGCGGCGAAGCTGCCGGTGCCGTTGTTTTTGAGCAATGTTGCATTCTCATCATTGACGGTGACGACATCAAGGTCGCCATCTTTATCAACATCACCCAGGGCAAGGGAAACCGGACTGTCACCGGTAGCAAAACCGCCCGCAAAGGTAAAATTGCCGCCATTGTTGATAAAGATCGTGACGATGTCATTCAATTGATCGACAACCGCCACATCGAGATCGCCGTCCTTGTCGAGATCGCCCAGGGCAAGTCCTCGCGCGCCATCGGTCGCGGCAGTGACCGAGACGGCCGCTGCAAAATTGCCGCCGCCGGTGTTGATGAGCACCGAGATATTTTCCTGGGAGAGGCTGCTTGCAGTCACAATATCGAGATTGCCGTCGCCGTTTACGTCTCCCACTGCCACACCGATGGGGGCCTCGGCAACAGCAAAATCAACCGGCGCCGCAAAACTGCCGCCACCAACATTTTTCAGCACCGAAACGGTGTCACCGACCAGATTGGACACGATCAAGTCCCGATCGCCGTCGCCGTCGATGTCCGCAGCCGCAACCGAGCGTGCACCGTCGCCTGCGGCAAAGGCCGAGAAGGACACAAACGTTCCGCTGCCGGTGTTGTGGACCACTGTGACGTTGCTGCCGTCTAATTCGGTGAAAACGTCATCGTAATTGGCCGTGACAATGTCGAGATCGCTGTCGCGGTCCATGTCTGCCATGACGAGCGAATTCGGCCCGCTGCCGGCCGGTTGAAAGCGGGGCGCAGCGAAATTACCACCGCCGGTGTTGACGAGTACACCGATGTTGTCAAACGTGGAACTTGCCGTCACAATATCGAGGTCACCGTCGCGATCCACATCTCCCAATCCGACTGCATTAGGAGCAATGTTATTGGTAAGAATGGAGACCGGAACTGCGAAATTGCCGCCGCCGGTGTTCTTGAGCACCAGTACCTGCGGGTCGTCATCGACACTGAATAAATCAATAAAATTGCCCGTGACGATATCGAGATCGCCGTCCCCGTCCACATCTCCCAGCGCCAATGCGTAGGGAGCATTACTACCGGCAACCCCCGCAGTCACATTGACCGCAGCAGCAAAGCCGGCGAGACCATCGTTTTTGAGTAAAGAGAGATTTTCGGACTCCTCATTGGCGCAGACAATATCGAGGTCGCCGTCGTTGTCAATATCGCCAATCTTGACCACTTCGGGGTTGCTGCCCACAGCCAGATCGACGCGCGAACCAAAGCCGCCGCTGCCGTTGTTCTTGAGCACCGTGACCTTATCTTCGTAGCTACTGGCAGTGACCACATCGAGATCCCCGTCTTTGTCAAGATCTCCTAGGTCTACCGATACAGGCTCATCTCCCACCAAAAAGGCGGTAGGAGAGCCGAATCCACCGCTGCCGTTGTTTTTGAGCACCGAAATTTGCGGGGAGTCAAATGTGTTGGTGACCACAGCATCGAGGTCGCCGTCACTGTCTATATCTCCCAGGGCAATCGCATCGACGATTTCCCCGGCGGGAAAATTGCTCGGGGCACCAAAAGTTCCGGTGCCGTTGTTTTTGAGTACCGAAATACTGTCGGCAACGGAGTTGGCTGTGACCACATCGAGATCGCCGTCCTTGTCGATATCGCCCACCGCTGCTGCCACTGTCGGCGCTTGGGCCAGAAAAGAACGCGGAGCAGCCAGTTCCACCTGTGCAGCTGCCGGGACTGCCGTCAGCCACACAGATAAAGCCAGGGTAAGCCACCGCTGGCGCAGTACTCTAGCTGGCGAACCATGGGTTTGCCCACAGTCTTTTTGGACGATTCCACACACCGGACGGAGCGTCATCATCTCGCTTACCTCGACTATTTGAATGTTCCCTAGCGCGGTCCGCTGATTTTCCAGTTGAGATCACTGACGGAAGTCAGCGACAGCGAACTCACAAAAGTCGTCCCATTCATGATCCACACGATGTTTTGGCCCGTCGCACCGTTGCGCCAGAGAATGTCCACTTTGCCGTCGCCGTTGTAGTCCCCGACGCCGCCTACTTGCCAATTCAGGTCGCTGACCAACGGCAGAGCGACCGAGGAAATAAAAGCCGTACCGTTCATCCGCCAAACGCTATTTTGCCCACCCGCCGTGTTACGCCAGAGAATATCGACTTTTCCGTCTTGACTAAAATCGCCCGCTCCAACAATTTGCCAGTTGCGGTCACCCACCGGGCTAATCGGCAAAGAAGCGACGTACGTTGCACCGTTCATTTGCCAGACGGTGTTTTGGCTGGTGGTACCGTTGCGCCATAAAATGTCTGGTTTATTGTCGCCATTGAAGTCGCCCGTACCGCCGATTTGCCAGTTCAAATCTCCCACCACGGGCAGAGTAGTCGAAGTTACAAAAGCAGCGCCGTTCATCTGCCAGATGGAGTTGGCTCCGGTGGCTTTGTTGCGCCAGAGGATGTCCACTTTGCCGTCGCCGGTAAAATCGCTGGCGCCACCGATCAGCCAGTTGGGGTCGGAGACCGGGTTGACGGCCAGCGAACGCACGAAGGTTGTACTGCTCATCTGCCAGATGGAATTTTGGCCAGTTGCAGTGTTGCGCCACAAGATATCCGATTGGGCGTCGCCGGTAAAGTCTCCTGCCCGGTTGGTAATGTTGAACAGCACCGAAGCGTCGTCAGTGTCGCGGTTGGCGGTGGCAACATCCAGGTCGCCGTCGCCGTCGAGGTCTGCGAGCGCAACCGAGCGGGGGTCATCTCCAGTGGCAAAGTTGATGGGGGTGCTGAAACCACCGGTGCCATTGTTGGTGAGCACCGAGACGCTGTCGGAATAGTCGTTGCCGGTAACGATGTCGAGATCCCCGTCCCTGTCCATATCCCCCAAAGCCAGCGAATATGGAAAG harbors:
- a CDS encoding esterase/lipase family protein, with amino-acid sequence METNLPTIILPGYFGSAGEYAQLARDIEKAGFPASVVPIQWYGWLPTLGDRPMTPVLKLLKESIDRALERHAAGRVNLVGHSAGGWIARLLLGDKEYGRRTWNYRDRVASLITLGTPHLSKEKYTVKNMGFVNSTYPGAFYGDAVRYVCVAGKAVYGERGSFWQNFTYQSYELTIGRGDCWGDGITPVEAAHLEGATNLTLEGVFHSPRGGRYWYGSAEPLRAWMPYLI
- a CDS encoding 30S ribosomal protein S1 gives rise to the protein MELGTPAPTATDIGFTREDFERLLSQYDYRFNPGDIVKGTVFSLEPRGALIDIGAKTAAYLPLQEMSINRVDDPTEVLGEGDTLDFFILSDENEEGQLTLSIRRIEYMKAWERVRKLQTEDQTVRAKIFAVNRGGALVRIEGLRGFIPGSHLSTREPKEELIGEELPLKFLEVDEERNRLVLSHRRALVERRMNKLEAGQVVIGRVRGIKPYGAFIDIGGVSGLLHISEISHDHIETPHSVFNVGDEVKVMVIDLDAERGRISLSTKQLEETPGAMTQDKQAVFDNAEVMAEKYRARMAAEAAGSEPVEEFDEAVVAAID
- the ribBA gene encoding bifunctional 3,4-dihydroxy-2-butanone-4-phosphate synthase/GTP cyclohydrolase II is translated as MATGFHSVPEILDELRAGRAVVVVDDENRENEGDLICAAQFASPEMINFMATHARGLICLAMTAERLDQLQLPLMVSENTDRNQTAFTVSIDAGPHLGVSTGISAADRAKTIQAAIDSRTRAGDLTRPGHIFPIRAREGGVLKRAGHTEAAVDLARMAGLYPAGVICEIQNPDGSMSRLPELLQYARTFNLKIVTIAEIIAYRLQNERFIKRETVAMLPTAFGKFEIFAYRDTLDGKEHVALVRRPPAGSGLFDGAPPFAGSEEPVLVRVHSECLTGDTFGSLRCDCRQQLQAALKMIDHHGQGVVVYLRQEGRGIGLINKLKAYALQDMGLDTVEANERLGFAADLRSYGVGAQILNDLGVHRMKLITNNPRKIAGLSGYNLEVVDRVPLIIEETDYNSTYLNTKAQKLGHLLPGVRLLTLGVLWRRATMQPYDPERSNQVELLRELFGQQDLLIQEERRPVASAVFGPDAVVVHIGLPSAGNKSPNAWYTDPTSACRRAILAALEELVQNNPPQVLQFLVSSGADPLNHLSERLQHREEDLASLPDAIKGPLSPETVYIFKADATQPPTS
- a CDS encoding cyclin-dependent kinase inhibitor 3 family protein; translated protein: MVDLELDPPARTSDTDPIRVDFLPEGALGLAGRTGMCFAPGKHCLGKFALWRRDLEKDLDRLRRHYGSNWLVTLVQAHELVELKIPDLLERARAWGLTSRWFPVRDYGIPTSIASTLMLVEDILIANGQGKTVVIHCKGGLGRTGLVAACCLVARGYSHSEAFEIIRRSRPGSIETAEQEAFAHKFARAYTELMGFGALPHLHPPFHHAADARGEWVSSPRYGRSAPG
- a CDS encoding flavin monoamine oxidase family protein; the encoded protein is MLAYSCVGEFGLEPERLSALNVLSLFGMADEEEDERYRIAQGSDSVPRTIAARLRRPITFGCTLEALRAHTDGSYRLVVHQNGGVQEIQADRVVLALPFTMLRRVELQVELPPRKRRAIAELGYGTNVKLIAGFQRRLWRKQKHTGLTLGDSYLLSWEASTGQPGSAGLLTNYLGGEAGAALLAKPLTVRAETFVEHLDQIFVGLAAQYTGKAARYGWPQAPFIQASYSCYLPGQYTEIAGCEAEAVGGIHFAGEHTSLSSQGYMNGACESGERAAREVLTAIR
- a CDS encoding histidine phosphatase family protein, whose translation is MLGSLLTAALLARTGDAQTTVPPKDKAIVLSLQKGGYVLFWRHPKTDPAQADTDTLNLDNIKAQRQLTAEGRSQAKATGESMRALSIPIGKVISSKYSRATEAAQLAGFANAELSLDVSEPQNVPPLEARRRAAELRKLLATKPAAGTNTLIVGHRPNLQDVAGKEFADVAEGEIVVFEPAGGQDFKPVARIPFESWAQWSAK
- a CDS encoding tyrosine-type recombinase/integrase, whose protein sequence is MKINRHGQARVLSEKEVQAVLKKGFIDAKYQALFQAMLYTGCRVSEACSLRTADVYELDETGSVRTVGKKSRPRYVVQEVITFRRASTKGGISTRSIPVHPALRACLESFAPGGVYVFESTSPGTAMLRRTVDYAFRAAFKACRIQGASTHSLRRTAITRLHTSGVGLRTIQRISGHRSLAALQRYIEVSDEQVSAAIQLL
- a CDS encoding FG-GAP repeat domain-containing protein translates to MELAAPRSFLAQAPTVAAAVGDIDKDGDLDVVTANSVADSISVLKNNGTGTFGAPSNFPAGEIVDAIALGDIDSDGDLDAVVTNTFDSPQISVLKNNGSGGFGSPTAFLVGDEPVSVDLGDLDKDGDLDVVTASSYEDKVTVLKNNGSGGFGSRVDLAVGSNPEVVKIGDIDNDGDLDIVCANEESENLSLLKNDGLAGFAAAVNVTAGVAGSNAPYALALGDVDGDGDLDIVTGNFIDLFSVDDDPQVLVLKNTGGGNFAVPVSILTNNIAPNAVGLGDVDRDGDLDIVTASSTFDNIGVLVNTGGGNFAAPRFQPAGSGPNSLVMADMDRDSDLDIVTANYDDVFTELDGSNVTVVHNTGSGTFVSFSAFAAGDGARSVAAADIDGDGDRDLIVSNLVGDTVSVLKNVGGGSFAAPVDFAVAEAPIGVAVGDVNGDGNLDIVTASSLSQENISVLINTGGGNFAAAVSVTAATDGARGLALGDLDKDGDLDVAVVDQLNDIVTIFINNGGNFTFAGGFATGDSPVSLALGDVDKDGDLDVVTVNDENATLLKNNGTGSFAAPVNFGGGADFVALGDVDQDGDLDAVFASVFYSDLSVFKNNGSGTLATPVYIPVPDFPYALSLGDMDKDGDLDVVTANYDSASVSVLTGNGSGGFGAPVNFATGADPKSVTVADLDGDGRLDVATTNFFSDNASVILNITNRAGDFTGDGQSDILWRNFATGQNTVWQMSSTTFLRSLAVNPVSDPNWQIGGASDFTGDGRVDILWRNKATGANSIWQMNGAAFVSSLTLPAVGDAAWQIGGTGDFNGDSKPDILWRNGTTGQNTVWQMNGTSYVASLLISPVSDRNWQIVAVADFSRDGKVDILWRNTAGGQNSLWRMNGTAFIASVALPLVGDLNWQVGGVGDYNGDGKADILWRNGTTGQNSVWIMNGTSFVGSMSLTSVGDPNWKLSGPR